From the genome of Miscanthus floridulus cultivar M001 chromosome 10, ASM1932011v1, whole genome shotgun sequence, one region includes:
- the LOC136488561 gene encoding arabinogalactan protein 1-like, with amino-acid sequence MRHRPRARAACAARVPAPPRCQAARAPALPAPPGRPRARATVTPGRPRARQPPGRLRRRASLPFPTPHADHRSPSPRRALAPTPVPASPRPRARVWPSVASSPTPAHQRRWVEEGRRRRRRGRRRGGGGGGGGEEEEEKGKEEE; translated from the coding sequence ATGCGCCACCGCCCCCGCGCCCGCGCTGCCTGCGCCGCCCGCGTGCCCGCGCCACCGCGATGCCAggccgcccgcgcgcccgcgctGCCCGCGCCGCCCGGCCGCCCGCGTGCCCGCGCCACCGTGACGCCAggccgcccgcgcgcccgccAGCCACCAGGCCGCCTTCGACGCCGCGCGTCGCTGCCCTTCCCCACGCCGCACGCCGACCACCGCAGCCCCTCCCCGCGCCGTGCGCTGGCACCTACCCCCGTTCCCGCCAgcccccgcccccgcgcccgCGTGTGGCCGAGCGTGGCTAGCTCGCCCACGCCGGCCCACCAACGCCGatgggtggaggaggggaggaggaggaggaggaggggtaggaggcgaggaggaggaggagggggaggaggggaggaggaggaggagaaggggaaggaggaggagtag